From Camelina sativa cultivar DH55 chromosome 7, Cs, whole genome shotgun sequence, one genomic window encodes:
- the LOC104701305 gene encoding uncharacterized protein LOC104701305, with protein sequence MVTPNWELHGCCNRNQNTFLITIGIFTVVILLLWRTFLLTPFKLITVFLHEASHAVACKLTCGDVEGMEVNANEGGSTTTRGGIYWLILPAGYLGSSFWGMALILASTNLLTARIAAAGLGLALFIVLFIAKNWTLRGLCIGFIVFLGVIWVLQELTTVKILRYVILFIGVMNSLFSVYDIYDDLISRRVHSSDAEKFAEICPCCTGCGWGVIWGTISFAFLCASLYLGLVILS encoded by the exons ATGGTTACGCCGAACTGGGAACTCCATGGTTGTTGTAACCGGAATCAAAACACTTTCCTCATCACCATCGGAATCTTCACCGTCGTTATCCTCTTG CTATGGAGGACGTTTCTGTTGACTCCATTTAAACTCATTACAGTGTTTTTACACGAAGCGAGTCATGCTGTTGCTTGCAAGCTTACTTGTGGAGAT GTGGAGGGGATGGAGGTGAATGCAAATGAAGGGGGTTCGACAACAACACGTGGTGGCATTTATTGGCTGATCTTACCTGCTGGCT ATCTTGGGTCATCATTTTGGGGAATGGCTTTGATTCTTGCATCTACCAATCTGCTTACAGCAAGAATAGCTGCTGCTGGTCTGGGTCTTGCTTTATTCATCGTCCTTTTCATTGCcaaaaac TGGACGCTTCGAGGTCTTTGTATAG GTTTCATAGTTTTCCTCGGTGTCATCTGGGTTCTACAAGAGTTAACTACAGTCAAAATTCTCCGTTATGTCATTCTCTTCATTG GTGTGATGAATAGCTTATTCTCAGTTTACG ATATCTATGATGATTTGATATCTCGGAGGGTCCATTCGAGTGACGCTGAGAAGTTTGCAGAGATCTGTCCTTGCTGTACTGGTTGTGGCTGGGGTGTCATCTG GGGAACGATATCTTTTGCGTTTCTTTGTGCATCGCTCTATCTCGGCCTAGTGATCttatcgtaa
- the LOC104701306 gene encoding mannose-6-phosphate isomerase 2 yields the protein MGADAIQTNGHDQAKLTGGEEIQRLRCFVKNYEWGKLGPDSLVARLQEANLGGKVDAAVPHAEFWMGTHESGPSHVGFGSGQNEGSDNNKCMVTLKSWVLDNPDSLGSGVVGKWGCDLPFLFKVLSVTKALSIQAHPNKALAEKLHREEPLLYRDNNHKPEIALAVTPFQALCGFVSLKELKEVITNVPEITELVGSKAAGQIFKVNEHDEDVRVKSVVRLIFTQLMSASSSETKQVVSRMKIRLISETKHRELSDKEKLVLKLEEQYTGDIGVISAFFFNYVKLNPGEALYLDANEPHAYISGDCVECMAASDNVVRAGLTPKHRDVQTLCSMLTYKLGYPEILKGFPLTPYVTRYLPPFDEFEVDHCDLPRGKSTVFPAVPGPSVYLVIEGEGKLQTGSTQLLVSQGDVLFVPAHNEIHVTGESDVMKLYRAGVSSRFFQTL from the exons atgggtgCAGACGCAATCCAAACGAACGGTCACGATCAAGCCAAGTTAACCGGCGGTGAAGAGATCCAACGGCTGAGATGTTTCGTCAAGAACTACGAATGGGGCAAACTCGGACCGGACTCATTGGTTGCGAGACTCCAAGAGGCGAATTTAGGAGGAAAGGTCGACGCGGCGGTTCCTCACGCCGAGTTTTGGATGGGTACTCATGAGTCTGGACCGAGTCATGTTGGATTCGGGTCGGGTCAGAATGAGGGTTCTGATAATAATAAATGCATGGTTACGTTAAAATCGTGGGTTTTGGATAATCCGGATTCTCTCGGGTCTGGAGTCGTGGGCAAGTGGGGTTGTGATCTCCCGTTCCTCTTCAAG gtatTGTCAGTGACGAAAGCATTGTCGATTCAGGCGCATCCAAATAAGGCCTTAGCAGAGAAATTGCATAGAGAAGAGCCTCTTCTGTACAGAGATAATAACCACAAGCCTGAGATTGCTCTCGCTGTCACTCCTTTTCAAGCCCTTTGTGGTTTTGTAAGTCTTAAG GAACTGAAGGAGGTTATCACCAATGTACCAGAGATTACAGAGCTTGTTGGAAGCAAAGCTGCAGGTCAAATCTTCAAAGTCAATGAACACGATGAAGACGTAAGAGTTAAATCGGTTGTCCGATTGATCTTCACGCAGCTGATGTCTGCAAGCAGCAGCGAGACAAAGCAAGTGGTATCTCGGATGAAGATTCGTCTTATCTCAGAGACCAAACACCGTGAATTATCGGATAAGGAGAAGTTAGTTTTGAAACTGGAGGAACAGTACACAGGTGACATAGGTGTGATATCAGCCTTCTTCTTTAACTATGTCAAGCTTAATCCTGGAGAGGCTTTGTATTTGGACGCGAACGAGCCGCACGCTTACATCTCTGGGGACTGTGTTGAGTGCATGGCGGCTTCGGACAATGTAGTTAGAGCTGGTCTTACTCCTAAACACCGCGATGTTCAAACCCTTTGCTCTATGCTTACCTACAAACTG GGGTACCCGGAGATTTTAAAAGGGTTTCCTCTAACTCCTTACGTTACGAGGTATCTTCCACCATTCGATGAGTTCGAAGTAGATCACTGTGATCTTCCTAGAGGAAAATCGACGGTTTTCCCAGCAGTACCGGGTCCTTCGGTTTATCTGGTTATTGAAGGAGAAGGGAAATTACAAACCGGTTCAACTCAATTGTTGGTTAGCCAAggagatgttttgtttgttccaGCTCATAACGAGATTCACGTAACCGGTGAAAGTGATGTGATGAAGCTTTACAGAGCTGGAGTTAGCAGCAGATTCTTCCAAACGTTATAG